GAACTAGGCTCCAAACCCAGATCTTGTGAACCCACATCTGTGCTTGGGCCACAGCTTCAGCCGCCTCCTGTGCCTTCTTGCCTGGAAAAGGCCTCTGACTTTAGGGGGCCCCAGAGGGGGCCTTCTGCTCTCCTGCCATCCCTCCCTTCACTTCCTCCTCCGAACTGAAGCTCCCATCCCCTCACTCCCTAGAATTGCTCACATCTGAGCTTGCTGTCTGTTTTTTCTCACTGTGGGACTCGcatagaacaaaaagaaaggggACTTAGTTACGGGAGGTGACGAGGTGTCCCCTGGCCCCGCAGAGGAGTGAAATGGAGGCCTTCTTGGAAGAAAATGCAGAGCTCTGTTCCTACTTATCCTTTCTGAAGGCCCCCCAGCTTCTCTGACATGGGCATTGACTGGGACTAGCTGGGTGGTGGGCAGGACCCCCTGGTCCCAAGCCGGCTGGGCTAGGGAGAGCCAAGAAGCCAAGCCTGGGAGGCTCGGTGCCCTGGCCTGTCCCCCAACCCTGTCCCGAGGCAGCCTCCCAGTCTCTTCCTGggtctgttttgtgtttttcttttttgttctgaaCAGACCAACATTTGCCTCTGAACATCTTGTCTCTGGATAATGAGGTGTTTCTGTTTGTCACCATTTGGGGTGGGGTgtaaagtgggggaggggctgaaatAAACTTGGGCTATTTTGGGGAGATGAGGGAAGAATGGGCAGGAACAGAGCCAGGCATTTGGGCCTTGGGAACGGGGAGCCCCCAGGCTCCTTGCCTCCCCCCGTGGACATTGTCCTGCCCTCACTCCGAACCCGGTTGCTGGGCACCAGGACGTTCAGGCCATCCTTGTTCCTGGGCACCCAGCCTACCACAGCCTCTGGCCCAGCTCCCTGCtagggttttttgggtttttctcAGGCTGGGTGATGTTTACCCAGCCTCTGGCAGGGGGCCCCATCAGGCAGTGGCCTTGGCCCACCCTGGAAAGCCACAGAGTCTGGGAGCCCATGTGCCTGGAGGTATTCCTGGGCATTTCGGTCACCTCTAGCCCGAGTTAGTGGGGCTGGCCACGTCTCCTCCTCGTGACAGGTTCCCCAGGACCTGGAGAGGAAGTAGGCAGTCCCCTTGGCTCCAgtcattcagaaaacatttattgggAACTTATCACATGCCGGACACCAGGCTGGGCCCTGTAAATACAGAGACGAGTCAGACACGGTCCCTGTTCCTGAAGGGAGCTAGGTCAGGTGGAGTCGGTGGCAGTTGAAGGAAATTGGGTGACAAGAAATAGTAATAACACAAGATGGATCATGAGAGGTGCCACAGTACTCTTAAAGAATAAAGCCCCACAGGAGGTGAGAGGAAAAAGCCATAAATCCCACCTCTGTGTGAAGTGAAGCGAGGTGGGGGGATGGTTGGCCGGCAGGGAAGCCTCAAGGAGGAAATCGAAGTTAAGCTGGATAGGCCCTGCAGGATAATGACTTAGCtgtcttaaataatttttagaaggaGGCaggctataaataaatatataaataaataaataaacgttcaccGTGAGTAGTGCTTTAACCATGCGGAGTTAGGGAAGGGGCGAATTTTCTGGCCAGGCGACCGGCCCCGGCAGAGATAGGACAGCACGGAACACAGATAGGCAACAGCCAGGAATCGCATTTGGCTGGGCACGTTCCTGGCCGGCGATCTGGGCTGGACTGAATTCCTTCTGGGGCCGGACTCATCAGCTCCCGGCAGCCCAGAGGCCCTGAGGAGCCCCACGTGCTGGCTTGGCCGAAGGGGGGCATAGGTGGCGGCGGGCTGTGGCCCCTGGAACCAGGATAGGAGGTCCCAGGGCCAGGGTCTGCTCCCAGGGGAGCCCATGAAAGGAGAGGAACAGGGGTCGCTAGGCTGATACCCGCACTTTGAGGCCGTCACTCAGGAGCCTAGGGACAGCTCAGAGATGCTTTGCCTGACACGttatctctcttttcctgcctctgaGCCCGCAGGGCTGCTCGCTCCTTTTACAGCGCTGCCTGGGCTCTAGGACCTCACTTCCCCGGAAGCCTCAGCGCCTCATCCCATCCCCACCGATCTTCTCTGCAAGTGTCTTTGGCTGTGTTCTCAGATTTCTCTTCTCCTACACTTCATCCTTAATATAGGTTTTGGGCATGAGTCTTCTTATGTTTATCGGTCCATCTGTCTCCTTGGCCCTTTCTCCTtgggcccccctcccctgcccccgctgATTGTATTCAGTTCCCAATGACTGGTGTCTGTcacctcccccctacccccccgaCCCAGCCTGTGCCAGATTCTTGAGACactctaggctctgtgctgagttttacaaatatcatttcttttaatcctcaaaacagccCTATAAAGTGGGTACTGTTCTCATCCCCCTCAACACATCAAGCACTCTGTAGCCTCAGGTCCTTTGCAGtgcctgttccctctgcctctccaggtGTCCTGGATCTTCATATAACTCACTTCCTCactccttcaggtctctgcttagATGTGTCACCTTGGCATTGAGGTCTTGCCTAATCACCCTATTTGAAATAGGTCCCTCCgctcacctgggtggcttagtcagttaagcgtccaactcttgatctcggctcaggtcatgatctcatggttcgtgggttcgagccctgcatagggctctgcgctgacagtacggaacctgcttgggattctctcgcgctctctgcccctccccgacttgcgcgtgcacgtgctctttctctctctcaaaacaaattgaaaaaaatagtttaaaaagaaaatgaaatagttcTCTCCTCCTCATACTCTAcctcctttcctctttatttttcttcctgacaCTTACACCATCTGGCATACtatgtatttgcttatttgttgatggtttccttctcctAGAATGTAAGGCCTAAGGGGCAGGGGTGTTCGTTTTGTTTCCTGCTGTTCCCCAgcgcccagaacagtgcctggcacatagtaagccaTTTTATGGGCAAAGACCctaaggcttagagaggttaagaaatttgccTAAGGTCTCTCAGGCAGTGAGTAGCAGAGACCAGCTTGTACCCAGAAGCACGTGACTTGAGATTCCTACCATCGGCAGTTTTAGGATGAGCTTGGTGAAGGAGGCTGATAACAGGGCTGACTCACCAGCCAAAACACCTGGGTCTCCGGACAGGTGGGTCCCCTACAGGCTACAGCCAGCCTGTGTGTGGGGAGCCCATGGAGCAGGAAGCTGGAAGGGGCGGTGCTTTCCAGCACAGAGGCTCGGAACCTCCTGTCCAGggtggtgagaccctcccgcatcCTGCCAGCGGGGAGGAGCGCAGCTGCTGGCCAAACCAGATCACATAAGCAATTTTCCGCTTGGGCAGTTTTGACTTCCAGCAGAATCTATGTCCCGTGTCCTCAGGTAGCAtggaaagaactgacatcttcCAGCATGGGAACCGGGGCAAGTCCTTTCTCCCCAGGCCTCGGTTTCTTTGGTTGCAAAACCAGCAGAAAGGGAATTGAACTGGGTGAGCTCCTGGGGTCCATTTGCTTCTAAAAAGCAAAGATTTTTGTGATGTTTCTGGCTCCAGGTCCAACTCAGCCTCTCAGAAGCTGCATGTAAGGGTCCTTGGAGACCATGCCCACACCCCTGGCTGGGAGCTAGTGCTGGCCCCATTTTGTAGTGAGAGACCCGTACAAAGCTCAGCATTTACCTAGTGAGTGGCTGGGCCAGGATGAgggacccaggcagtctgaccccAGGGCTCCTTAGCTCTTTGTCCTCAGTCTCTGCTCAGCAGGTACCATGGGAAGGAGGTACAAGTGTACCCCACTAGCTGTATGCGATGGCCCAGCAAGGGCCGCTCAGAAGGCTCCAGCTCAAGGCCTTGATGTCTAAGTTGGGTGCTGTTGCAGCCACTGCCTCCTTCCTCAGTCCTTTTTTGTCCCCGGAAGCCCCCAataaagagagtgggagaaaaaaaaagcagtgtccCTGCTGCTGGAGGTGAAGGGCCTTGATTGCACTTGCTTAGGACCACTGCTTACAAAATAATTCAGTTCGGGAATAACCTAGGGAGAAAGGAATCATTGGGGCCCGACAGGGGAACCTGTAACCTCAGGACCCACCTGGGGCAACACACCAGAGCCCAGGTGCCTGCATCTGTCCCAGCTCAGCCTCAGGTGGTGTGCCTGTCTCCTTGGGGAAGGGGGGGCTTTCTGGGGCCTGCCTTGCACCTGCTGCCAGCCCTCGAGAGGTCACAGGGGAGACTGAGACCCCGTGAAGATGTCACCAAAGAGGAGTGGACTGTTTGGTTAGAGGACCAAGTGGAAAGAACTGAGCTGAGAGTCAGGGGACCTGGCCTCTGCCTGATCCTGAGCGAGTCATTTGCCCTTTCTCGTGCCTGGGAAATGGGCACATGTGGCTACCCTTTATCAGCCCCATCTCCTGGGAGGGCCAAGGTGAGTGGTACGAGAAAACAGTTGCAACAGCTCTAAGGAAAAACAGCAGGAGTGGACACTGCAGGAATTCAGGGGGCTGTTCCCTAAGGCAGGAGGGGTGGTTTGTACTTACTGGGCGGCTGCAGAAGGAGCCCGGGCGCCAGTGAGGAAGGCACCAAGGCCGGCTCCTTGGCCCTGTGGGTAAGAGGGTGGCCGGCACactgctctccctccccttctcccctctctgtgccctctgcTCAGCCCCTTGGCAGCTCTTCCTGAACTTGTTTTTCCAAATCACTAATTAACTTCACGCTCGGCTCCCAGGTGGGCCAACTCTCCTGGCTAATTTTTCCTCGGAGAGAGCAGGCTCCTGCTTCCCCTGCTTCCTGGCAGAGCTAGGGTATGCCGTCTCCACGCCTTACCCCACCCCTTTTGCTGCTGGGGATGGGAGCAGCGCCCAGAGTTGGTTCCCAGCATCACGGTGGCCACTCAACAGGTGCCACCACCAGCTCATCTCTGGATGGCCACGGAGAGCCCCCAGGCTGGAGCCGTTTGCCTCATACCCACATCGGTCTGTATTGCCTTGATAGCACCTTTCTCGGGGAAGAAAAAtgacatcaggggcacctgggtggctcagtcggttaagcacgtgactcttgatttcggctcaggtcatgatctcatggttcgtgagatcgagccccacatcgggctgtgtgctgatagcgtggagcctgcttggagtctctctctttctcttcaaataaataaataaacttaaaagagagagagagatcagaaaaGGAACTTGAAATTTACCTTCATAGGAGAGACACAAACAGGAGAAGCTCCAGGCAGCTCAAGTGGGGAAAGTGGTCTGCTACCTCCATTCTCCTTCCTTGCTGCATTTGATCAACCTGTCCATGGTCAAGTGTAAATAAGATGTGTTACTGTGCAATGAGTGTCTGTCTTAAGTCCAAGGTACACAACCCTAAGGGTAAAATAGTAGTCATCAAGGAGTTGGCTAGGAACACCATTGACAGTTCAGAGAGGACTTTCCTGGGTCTGTGAATTGATCGTGCCTGGGAGGTGGTGAAGGCAGTGCGGTGTGAAGAGAAGGTACGGCCTCCAAAGGTAAACAGTTCTGAGTTCAAGTCTGGTTTCCAACCCTTCTAGgctatgtgaccttaggcaagcgTTTAAACCTCTCTGATGCTTAGTTCCTCCTCCTTAAAAGGAGATGATGAGACTTCCCTCACAGCGTCACAGGGAGGACCGAAGGTGGTAACACGTACCAAGTGCCCAGCTGTGCCAGGACAAAACAGACAGCTAATGGATGTTCATTCCCAAAGTTCTCTCAGACTTGCTTCTGCTCCAGAAGCCCCGGAGGTGCTGCTGTTTCATTTTCCCAGCTCCCCTTGTATTCTCCATTGGTGTTTTGCAATACTAAGAACAAGGTGtgccttctccccctctctcatgCAGACTCTCTGGGAGGAAAGCATCCCTGAGGGGCACCATTAGCCATGGCCAGGTGGAAGTCAGTGTGTGGGGATTGCCAAGTGGCCATGGGGCCACAGTCCTTCCCCGTCCACCTATTTAAGCTCGGCCCTCGGCCCAGGGAGGAAGCTCATCCCCATGCACGGAGCAGGACAGGCAGCAGCAGGGGGCGGAGACCCCAGCAACAGGTGCCCCGACAGTGGTGAATGGCATTGCATGAATAACAGATGAGGGTTCCGTAATTGGTGTTATTACACATGCATTTCATCTCCATTCATAATGATTGGACACTTAAACCTAACTGTTCCTCTGCCGGGTGCCACTGTCATCATTCTACCCGAGATCCGAGCCGTCTGGATCAGCCCCTGCCACACTCCAATCCCAGTGGgtgcagtttattttttgttggaGCTCAGTGTCCCAGGAAATGCCAGGTGtcgggaaggggaggggtggttATTCTGGGCAGACCCCCCTTGTCTCCTGTTATGGAACGTGCTACCTTCCTTCAGACACTTCTCACTGTCTGGGCATTTGGCTGGGACATTCTAAGCTGCAAGGTAGTAGAGAGGGGCTGGGACTTGGGACTTGAGGAGGTGGGGGGTCGTGGATGGAGTTCTAAGACTCAGCTGGCAGAAAGAGGCCCGGACTCATTCCCTCCAGGCCCTCTCTCTGGGCATATCCCTAACACAGTGGACCTCAAAACTTAGcctgcatcagaattacctggaaggTTTGTTAAAGCAGATAGCTGGGCCCTACCCGCAGTATTTCTCATTCAGTGAGTTTACGGCgtcaagaatttgcatttctaactagTTCCCAAGTGCTGCTGCTCCTGCAGCTGGTCCGGGACCTCACTTTGAGGACCACTGCCCCTAAAGCCTAATTACTCCAAGTGTAGTCTGTGGACCAGCAGCCTCTCCTGAGAGTGTGTTAGAAATGTAGAATCACAGGCCCTACCCTGGCcctgaatcagaatcagaatcagattttaacaagattcctAGATGATTTGTATACCCATTACAGTTTGAGAAGCTTTAAGGCACGACCCTTCTACAGGGGCGCGGAGCTAGGCAGGAGGTGGGGCCAGAGTCGGCAGTGGGCGGAGCCAGAGCGttaagggcggggggggggggggggcatcataGGCAATAGTATAGTTTCCTGTCCAGTTGCCTCCAGCCAGAAGCAGCCTGTCTCTTCTGTGTGCCGTGACAAAGATTGGGAAGAATTACCTTAAAATACCCGAGCAGATGGGTAAAGACCCTCCGAGGAGGGAGTTCCAGCCCACGACCACCTTCATCCCGCCTCTCACCATCTAACGTCCTTCCTTCCGGTGACCCGTGCCCTCACTCTCCACAAACAGGACGGCGCCCGTCCATCCCTGACAACCGCCCCACTCTCCTCCTCGCCCGCAGGTGGTGGCCTTCGCCTCTCTCTTCTTCATCCTGGTCTCCATCACCACCTTCTGTCTGGAGACCCACGAGGCCTTCAACATTGACCGCAACGTGACAGAGATCCACCGAGTGGGGAACACGACCAGCGTGCACTTCCGGCGGGAGGTGGAGACAGAGCCCATCCTGACCTACATCGAGGGCGTGTGTGTGCTGTGGTTTACATTGGAGTTCCTGGTGCGCATCGTGTGCTGCCCTGACACGCTAGACTTCGTCAAGAACCTGCTCAACATCATCGACTTCGTGGCCATCCTGCCCTTCTACCTGGAGGTGGGGCTGAGCGGCCTGTCCTCCAAGGCAGCCCGAGACGTGCTGGGCTTCCTGCGCGTCGTGCGCTTCGTGCGCATCCTGCGCATCTTCAAGCTCACACGCCACTTCGTGGGGCTGCGCGTGCTGGGCCACACCCTGCGTGCCAGCACCAATGAGTTCCTCCTGCTCATCATCTTCCTGGCCCTGGGCGTGCTTATCTTCGCCACCATGATCTACTATGCCGAGCGCATTGGCGCCAGGCCCTCCGACCCACGGGGCAACGACCACACCGACTTCAAGAACATCCCCATTGGCTTCTGGTGGGCGGTGGTCACCATGACGACGCTGGGCTATGGGGACATGTACCCCAAGACGTGGTCGGGCATGCTGGTGGGGGCGCTGTGTGCACTGGCTGGCGTGCTCACCATCGCCATGCCCGTGCCGGTCATCGTCAACAACTTCGGCATGTACTACTCCCTGGCCATGGCCAAGCAGAAGCtgcctaaaaaaagaaagaagcacgTGCCCCGGCCACCCCAGCTTGAGTCACCCATTTACTGCAAGTCTGAGGAGACCTCACCCCGGGACAGCACCTACAGTGATAccagcccccctgccccagaAGAGGGTATGGTTGAGAGGAAACGGGCAGGTGAGATTGGGGGTTGGGAAGGaaaaccacctcccctccagt
The window above is part of the Prionailurus bengalensis isolate Pbe53 chromosome C1, Fcat_Pben_1.1_paternal_pri, whole genome shotgun sequence genome. Proteins encoded here:
- the KCNC4 gene encoding potassium voltage-gated channel subfamily C member 4 isoform X4 yields the protein MISSVCVSSYRGRKSGNKPPSKTCLKEEMAKGEASEKIIINVGGTRHETYRSTLRTLPGTRLAWLADPDGGGRPESDGGGAGSSGSSGGGSCEFFFDRHPGVFAYVLNYYRTGKLHCPADVCGPLFEEELTFWGIDETDVEPCCWMTYRQHRDAEEALDIFESPDGGGGGAGTGDEAGDDERELALQRLGPHEGGAGSGAGSGGCRGWQPRMWALFEDPYSSRAARVVAFASLFFILVSITTFCLETHEAFNIDRNVTEIHRVGNTTSVHFRREVETEPILTYIEGVCVLWFTLEFLVRIVCCPDTLDFVKNLLNIIDFVAILPFYLEVGLSGLSSKAARDVLGFLRVVRFVRILRIFKLTRHFVGLRVLGHTLRASTNEFLLLIIFLALGVLIFATMIYYAERIGARPSDPRGNDHTDFKNIPIGFWWAVVTMTTLGYGDMYPKTWSGMLVGALCALAGVLTIAMPVPVIVNNFGMYYSLAMAKQKLPKKRKKHVPRPPQLESPIYCKSEETSPRDSTYSDTSPPAPEEGMVERKRADSKQNGDANAVLSDEEGAGLTQPLASAPTPEERRALRRSGPRDKNKKAAACFLLSAGDYACADGSVRKGLQEAK
- the KCNC4 gene encoding potassium voltage-gated channel subfamily C member 4 isoform X3, with product MISSVCVSSYRGRKSGNKPPSKTCLKEEMAKGEASEKIIINVGGTRHETYRSTLRTLPGTRLAWLADPDGGGRPESDGGGAGSSGSSGGGSCEFFFDRHPGVFAYVLNYYRTGKLHCPADVCGPLFEEELTFWGIDETDVEPCCWMTYRQHRDAEEALDIFESPDGGGGGAGTGDEAGDDERELALQRLGPHEGGAGSGAGSGGCRGWQPRMWALFEDPYSSRAARVVAFASLFFILVSITTFCLETHEAFNIDRNVTEIHRVGNTTSVHFRREVETEPILTYIEGVCVLWFTLEFLVRIVCCPDTLDFVKNLLNIIDFVAILPFYLEVGLSGLSSKAARDVLGFLRVVRFVRILRIFKLTRHFVGLRVLGHTLRASTNEFLLLIIFLALGVLIFATMIYYAERIGARPSDPRGNDHTDFKNIPIGFWWAVVTMTTLGYGDMYPKTWSGMLVGALCALAGVLTIAMPVPVIVNNFGMYYSLAMAKQKLPKKRKKHVPRPPQLESPIYCKSEETSPRDSTYSDTSPPAPEEGMVERKRADSKQNGDANAVLSDEEGAGLTQPLASAPTPEERRALRRSGPRDKNKKAAACFLLSAGDYACADGSVRKDGNVEPKACVPVSHTCAL